In Miscanthus floridulus cultivar M001 chromosome 19, ASM1932011v1, whole genome shotgun sequence, the DNA window TTTTACACACGCTATTGGCGCGGCAATACAGTCGGTCCACGTGAACCCTTCAAAGAGACAACCAGACAAAGCACACATCACAAAACACCGCTAGTACTCCGTCCGTcctaaattataaattattttaattttatgatataaaatttatataataaaataataatatttattatattttgaCTTATCAAGAAAGTTAAAATAGCTTATAATTTAGACAAAAAAAGTACTTGTTTTGATGATAAAGCGGCACCATCTTTCCTAGGAATAGTAAGGAATTAATCAAGGTTACACCAATATGGCTCTTAGGGTGGCCGACCATGCTGCCCCTGTTCCTATGTGGTGCATAGGTGTGCAGTGTGGTTGCGGGTTCACGTCGATGACACCAATACGCCTGGGCGCCTagcagtggcgaagctagagcgAAATGGAGGGGGTGCAAGAATAAAGAAGTGATAAAATATAATTACCAAACTGAAGAATTCCACGAATAATATTTTAAGACCAAAAAATAAACCaatgaaaaaaaatacaaatattaCCTTTAACCTTCATCATCAAATCTATGACCTTGTATTTTCATGAAGCGACGAACCACGGCCTCATTGGTGACTTTCAACAGCTCTTCTTTCTTCACATAGCAAATAAGGCTATTGCTCGTATATATATCACCAATGCGATTGCGCAATTCTGTTTTCATaattttcatggctgagaaaCACCTCTCAACTGTAGCAGCAGCAACAGGTAGCACTAGCACAAGCTTCAAAAGTCGGTAAACCATTTGATAACGTTCGTGTTTTCTAGTCTTCACCATTGTTTGAGAAAGCTCGGCAACAGTTTGTAGGTTCTTCGTGTTTTCTAGTCTTCACCATTGTTTGAGAAAGCTCGGCAACAGTTTGTAGGTCGGAGAACCTTTCATCATCTCTCACATCATATATGTAGAGGTCAAGCTCGTGGTTAAGATCCCTCAAATTCCCAGAATCAAAATCATGTGGATAAAGCTTCGCTAGGCTCATCAAATTTTCTATACTAAAATCATGGAATGAGTCTCTTGGACTAAAAGCAGCTGAGCAAACAAGCAATTGAGAGCTTGTCTCATTGAAGCGGCTATCAAGCTCTTGAAGTAGCCAATCAATAACATCATTAAAACAATCTACTTGATAATAATGCTCATTTGTAATTCCAGATTTATGCCTCCGCTTCTTTGGATCAATATATTCATCTTCCATTTTCAATTTGCAAATATCATTCTTGTCACAAAATCCATGCACATCATCTAATAGTTTCACCCACTTTTCTTTTCTAAGTTCATCCAATTGGCACTTCATTGCTTTCACACATTTAATAGCATTCACTATGTCCTGATCCTTCCGTTGCAATGCTAATGATAAGGTATTTGTGATTCTTAATATAGTCAACATGAGATGCAAATACAAGACAAAGTCAAAAGACTGGAAGTATCGTAGAAGGTTTGATGCTTGATCTCTAATTTTCCAATCATTTTTATCTTTTTATACAGTTTCTAGTACCTTGACTATTGTAGGAAACATGTCAACCAAACTTTTGAGAGATTTATAATGGGAACTCCAATGAGTATCTCCAGGTCTTTGAAGACTTTGCTCTTGATATAACCCTGTTCCAGTCTGAAGTTGCCCGCAGCCTAATGCTTTACTCATTTCTTCAAGATTAATATCTCTAATCATGTCCCTTCTCTTAGATGATCCACCCATCATATTCAATAACAtagaaatcatagtaaaaaattcACTAACCCCTTTATGCTTTCTCGCAATGGCCACAAGCACTAATTGAAGTTGGTGAGCAAAATAGTGAACATAATAAGCTGAACTATTTTCTTTCATGATCAATGATTGCAAGCCATTGAACTCACCTCGGATATTGCTAGCACCATCATATCCTTGGCCTCTAACTTGCTTTAGGCTTAACTTAAGATCAGCAAATAATGCATCAATAGCAGACTTGAGACTTGCAGAATTTGTTTCTTTCACATGAACAAGACCAACAAATCTCTCTTTAACAATTCCACATTTATCTACATATCTTAAGACCACTGCCATTTGTTCTTTCCAAGAAACATCTCTCGActcatcaactagcaagcaaaAAACATCATCCCCAATTTCTTCTAGAATAGAGTGTAGCACTTCCTTGCAAAACAATACACAATATCCTTTTGTATTGGGGGAattccttgtgtgccattaaaaaagatcgcaatgtcCTGTGTGTCCCtaaaaaagttcagcggtcttcagcgccactgctctaacatttttgtgccctccataccactgccgtcagtttgggctctaacgccgtcaaactgcaggggTGAAAAGTAAAAAATACCCtaaagtctaaatatgtcattaattttttgagcatcttaacgacttcaaatgaaaaaaacttaaaactagaaagttgtagatctcgtcgagatctataattttc includes these proteins:
- the LOC136525507 gene encoding uncharacterized protein, which translates into the protein MAVVLRYVDKCGIVKERFVGLVHVKETNSASLKSAIDALFADLKLSLKQVRGQGYDGASNIRALQRKDQDIVNAIKCVKAMKCQLDELRKEKWVKLLDDVHGFCDKNDICKLKMEDEYIDPKKRRHKSGITNEHYYQVDCFNDVIDWLLQELDSRFNETSSQLLVCSAAFSPRDSFHDFSIENLMSLAKLYPHDFDSGNLRDLNHELDLYIYDVRDDERFSDLQTVAELSQTMVKTRKHEEPTNCCRAFSNNGED